In Palaemon carinicauda isolate YSFRI2023 chromosome 28, ASM3689809v2, whole genome shotgun sequence, a single genomic region encodes these proteins:
- the LOC137621737 gene encoding uncharacterized protein, whose translation MSSVFGWVLSRNVGKGCNFTKVVGTSSLSDFVSSSPRLLSISGVSDADMSDFWDLETIGITSKECKEYIKENVVQEFEDKIDFVNGRYEVQSPWKNKSIKDSLMSNVNQVMKRLNKLLVRFEKDEDLKDVYIKVFDECESMGIIEEIPSEDLVSQGSIHYMPHRPVDKLNSSTTRIRPVFDASAKWPTGISLNDCMLTGPSPNSDFVGVLIRFRSWPYVISADIVKDFLQTNVHSQDKNVHTFLMLGKDGVRHMRFNRVVLATPQSPFYLTEFHLHFNRKQTEQPVRLTSSSRTGCCCCG comes from the coding sequence ATGAGTTCAGTGTTTGGTTGGGTTTTATCAAGAAATGTTGGCAAAGGGTGTAATTTTACTAAGGTTGTAGGTACGTCTTCATTATCAGACTTTGTGTCCTCATCTCCCCGGCTCTTAAGTATATCAGGGGTATCCGATGCTGATATGTCAGACTTTTGGGATTTAGAAACTATTGGTATTACTAGTAAGGAATGCAAAGAATATATCAAGGAAAATGTAGTTCAAGAGTTTGAGGATAAAATAGATTTTGTAAATGGTAGGTATGAAGTTCAGTCACcttggaaaaataaaagtattaaggATTCATTGATGAGTAATGTAAACCAAGTAATGAAGAGATTAAATAAGCTTTTAGTTAGATTTGAGAAAGATGAAGATTTAAAGGATGTGTATATAAAGGTTTTTGATGAATGTGAGTCCATGGGGATAATTGAGGAAATTCCTTCCGAGGACCTGGTGTCACAGGGATCCATTCATTACATGCCTCACAGACCTGTCGATAAATTAAATAGCAGCACTACAAGGATACGTCCAGTTTTTGATGCCTCTGCTAAGTGGCCTACTGGAATCTCGCTTAATGATTGCATGTTGACAGGGCCGTCTCCAAACTCAGATTTTGTAGGGGTATTGATTAGATTTAGAAGTTGGCCGTACGTGATCTCTGCTGATATTGTTAAGGACTTTTTACAAACTAATGTTCACAGTCAGGACAAAAATGTCCATACATTTTTGATGCTAGGTAAAGATGGAGTAAGGCATATGAGATTCAATAGAGTTGTTTTGGCAACACCTCAATCCCCTTTCTACTTAACcgaatttcaccttcatttcaaccgcaaacaaacagaacaaccagttcgactaacttctagtagccgaactggttgctgttgttgcggatga